The stretch of DNA TTTGCATCGCCCGTGTCAACGTTTCGGCGCATGTTGACACATTAGGATATTTCGAGAGGGAGCGACAAATTAGGTCTACCGGTTGATGGTATGCGTTTCTTCCGAAAAAAACACCTCTGCTGCTACAACCGTGGATTTCCCTAAATGCCCGAATCACCCCAAGACTTGTTTCATTACCCCTCTTCCGAAGACCTCTGACGTCTCATCACTGAGTCATTCGAAATGATGCAGCTGTGCGCggcttccgtttcccctGCAGGATACTCTGCTCTTTTTCTAGGCAGTAAAGAATACAGGGTAGAAAGTCGCACAGTGAAAACAATCCCCGTGTCCGCGTGCATCTGCATGGGTGATCCATAGCTGATGCATCGGTTTAGAATCAATGATCCCGAATCTGGCATGTCTCGTGCTCGTGATATTTTTCTCAGCATCAAGAGGCGAGTGATCAGCAATCAGGGCAGTTTGATGACGCTGACCCAGCCGGCACGTGGACAGGCAGATGCCTCAGGCGTGACCCAGGACGGCTTGCGCGCATCGCTGAGAATTCGGGGTGGTGCCGGGAGTGGGTGCGGTTGGTTAGTGATGTGGTTGGACCGTCGGAGATGCGCGCGCACGAAGGGGATGTGTCAGAAACATTTTGTTTGTTCTCCGTGGAACTTTTAGATGTGTTAAAAGAGGCGAATATTAGCAGAGGGTCCTCCTTGTTGGATTCTCTCTTGAAtttcgcccttttcttcttgcgaGTCTCGTATACGACAAACGCTCTTTCGCCGTCCCCGACGACGCAAACAGCACGCGCACAGAAGACATCCACCTAACAATCCGGTGTTTGCCACCATTGTGTGTGACGACGTTTTCTGTAGGAAAAAATTTCCTTGGCGTTTTTTCTTGAATTCTCTTTTTCCACAAAATGAGAGAGGTTATCAGCATCCACGTCGGCCAAGCCGGTATCCAAATCGGTAACGCCTGCTGGTAAGAGGACACACAACCCCGACAGAACGTGTCCTGTCCTGGTCCCCGCGTGATGATCGGCCGTTTTTCCGCGTGGCTCGTGGAATTACCTGTCGCCTGTGTGCTGCCCAAAACGCTTCAATTATGGGGTTAAATATGCCTACGTACTGCCACATGTGGTGCATGGATTGTCGAATCAAGAGTCTAAAGACTCGGGTGGTAGATAACCCTCACCTGGCAACTAGTTTCGCTAACTACCGTGCATCCGGCGACATCCGTCTTAGCACGTCACCGGATTGTTTCTCTGTAGTTTCTCCTGTGTCATTGCTTATTGTCTTCGTTTTACATACCATATCCTGTTAGTAGTTTTCTGTACGCAGTATGCATTAGTGAGAGAACCGCCGACCAACACTTTGGATGAAGAGAAAGTAGTTAACGCTGAAAGATGTGGTGGCGGTAGGGTGCGTGCCGTTTGCGTCACGTGTCCCCTGCAGTTCTCGCGGTTTGTAcgtgcgtcttttctctatTTAGGGAGCTCTTCTGCCTGGAGCATGGCATTCAGCCGGATGGGCAGATGCCCTCTGACAAGACCATCGGTGGTGGTGACGACGCCTTCAACACCTTCTTCTCCGAGACTGGCGCTGGCAAGCATGTGAGTTCCACGTTTGTATGTGGCTAGCTAATGAGGATTCTGGCTCTACATTCCCAACACTAGACATGTTTGAGCTATGCCCTGCGTACAACTGTCATGGCATCAATTTTTACATTTTGTCAACCatgctttctgtctccatccGTTCAGGTGccccgctgcgtcttcttggATTTGGAGCCCACTGTCGTGGACGAGGTCCGCACCGGCACTTACCGCCATCTGTTCCATCCGGAGCAGCTCATTAGCGGCAAGGAAGATGCGGCGAACAACTTCGCTCGTGGTCACTACACCATCGGCAAGGAGATCGTCGACTTGTCTCTTGACCGTATTCGCAAGTTGGCGGACAACTGCACAGGTCTTCAGGGTTTCCTGATGTTCAACGCCGTCGGTGGTGGTACCGGTTCCGGTCTCGGGTGCCTCCTCCTCGAGCGCCTGTCTGTTGACTACGGCAAGAAGTCGAAGCTGAACTTCTGCTCGTGGCCCTCGCCCCAGGTCTCCACGGCAGTTGTCGAGCCGTACAACTCCGTCCTTTCCACCCACTCCCTTTTGGAGCACACCGACGTCGCCGTCATGCTTGACAACGAGGCCATCTACGACATCTGCCGCCGCAACCTCGACATCGAGCGCCCGACCTACACCAACCTGAACAGACTGATTGCGCAGGTCATTTCCTCTTTgactgcgtctctccgtttcgacGGCGCGCTCAACGTCGACGTTACTGAGTTCCAGACGAACTTGGTCCCCTACCCGCGCATCCACTTCATGCTTTCTTCCTATGCGCCCATCAtcagcgcagagaaggcgtaCCACGAGCAACTGTCTGTTGCCGAGATCACCAACTCGGCATTCGAGCCCGCAAGCATGATGGCGAAGTGCGATCCGCGCCACGGAAAGTACATGGCCTGCTGCCTGATGTACCGTGGTGATGTCGTCCCCAAGGATGTGAACGCAGCCGTCGCTACCAtcaagacgaagagaactATCCAGTTCGTGGACTGGTGCCCCACCGGTTTCAAGTGTGGTATCAACTACCAGCCCCCCACTGTGGTCCCTGGCGGTGATCTCGCAAAGGTCATGCGCGCTGTGTGCATGATCAGCAACAGCACTGCCATCGCGGAAGTTTTCAGCCGCATGGACCACAAGTTCGATCTTATGTATGCCAAGAGGGCCTTCGTCCACTGGTACGTCGGTGAGGGTATGGAAGAAGGTGAATTCTCTGAGGCTCGTGAGGATCTGGCTGCTCTCGAGAAGGACTACGAAGAAGTCGGCATCGAGACCGCCGAGGGCGAaggtgaagaggaaggctaTGGTGATGAGTACTAAACTGGAGAGCCCCGAGCACAAATTCTGGCGGAGGCGGGAAAGGCACAGCGAACGAGTCTCAAGCAGTGGGAGAACCACCAGTCGGGATTTTTTGGTCTCGTCCTTTATGAAGAACGCCTACAAAGGGCNNNNNNNNNNNNNNNNNNNNNNNNNNNNNNNNNNNNNNNNNNNNNNNNNNNNNNNNNNNNNNNNNNNNNNNNNNNNNNNNNNNNNNNNNNNNNNNNNNNNGGGATGT from Neospora caninum Liverpool complete genome, chromosome XI encodes:
- a CDS encoding tubulin alpha chain, whose product is MREVISIHVGQAGIQIGNACWELFCLEHGIQPDGQMPSDKTIGGGDDAFNTFFSETGAGKHVPRCVFLDLEPTVVDEVRTGTYRHLFHPEQLISGKEDAANNFARGHYTIGKEIVDLSLDRIRKLADNCTGLQGFLMFNAVGGGTGSGLGCLLLERLSVDYGKKSKLNFCSWPSPQVSTAVVEPYNSVLSTHSLLEHTDVAVMLDNEAIYDICRRNLDIERPTYTNLNRLIAQVISSLTASLRFDGALNVDVTEFQTNLVPYPRIHFMLSSYAPIISAEKAYHEQLSVAEITNSAFEPASMMAKCDPRHGKYMACCLMYRGDVVPKDVNAAVATIKTKRTIQFVDWCPTGFKCGINYQPPTVVPGGDLAKVMRAVCMISNSTAIAEVFSRMDHKFDLMYAKRAFVHWYVGEGMEEGEFSEAREDLAALEKDYEEVGIETAEGEGEEEGYGDEY